In Sesamum indicum cultivar Zhongzhi No. 13 linkage group LG8, S_indicum_v1.0, whole genome shotgun sequence, the sequence ttgactactccattaagcgtgggcacgctttgtcaattctgcagaaacgtccttgtaatcttcctttttgctgaatatgcaataaaatcacataattaggaatattttgacttaaaaaaggaagattaaattactataaaatcattataattgcagagttatcaccATTACATGAACCTGTCACTTGAACTGCTTCAGGTGGTAATGCACAAAGTATAGAAACAGTGCGTAATTTGAGGAAACACTGTACTTCCACATCCACGTTTTCCTGCCAATATTAATTCAGGAAGCTCCAAGATTCTTTTGTATGTTGAGAAACATTCTCAATGAATAATCATTTTCTTCAAGTTCCTATGCTGGTACATCCATACCACATTCAATAATGTGGACCTTTGAGTTTGATTGATTCTAAAATGAAGTTCAACCACGACAATGTGAGATTTCCGGGTACACAGAAATCTAACTGAACTCTTCGAAAGTATCAGCATTTTAAATTCTCTGGTGGATTAGTAGATCACAAGTTAGGCAGAAGGTGCTAATCAATCATTAGGTGTGAGTTAAGGCCGATATATTCTGCCAACGAGAAGTAAACAGATCTTTAGGTGTAACTTGGGTATCAGATATCATTATCACATTGACTAGGTAGAGGGCCCTTTAAGGGGTTTCTTGCTGGAGGTCATAACATAAAATACTTTGCCAAAATACTGATGCTCCATTTCTTATGTCTGAAATCTAATGATGATCAGAAGACAAATCCATGTGATGCCTATGTGCTTATGTTTCTCAAACTTCGCCAACCACCATTTATTCACTAAGCCTCTTCACCACTCAATcttctattttgaaatatatgaCATTAATTACATGTTCCTCTctctatataatatacaacCACAGATTGTGCTCACAAACAGCTAGAAGTCCTAAAAAACTTAGCTGTCTCAGCTTTCATTTGCCTCACAAGACTTCTCCCATAGTTCTTTCAATTTCCGTTTTCTGTTTCAGCAAATTTATTCTACTACAACAATGGCTATCAGTCGAATTCTTAGACGATCTTTGTCAGCTGAAAAAAGATCAACTTCAGGAACTGAAGTTCCAAAGGGACATTTTGCTGTCTATGTCGGGGAGAGCGAAAAGAAGCGCTTTGTTATCCCAGTATCGTACTTGAACCACCCCTCATTCCAAGATTTGCTGTGTCAAGCTGAAGAAGAATTTGGGTTCCATCACCCAATGGGTGGCTTAACCATTCCTTGCAGTGAGGATTTATTCATTGATATAACGTCTCACTTGGGCAGGAGATGATATACAAACAATGTAATAAAGGAACACAGTTTTGTAAAGTCAGATTCTTAGACATTCTTCTGTTTTTTCTCCTTCCCTACAATAGTGGACATTTGTATGTACCCCTGGACAAAATCATATAGTATGCTATACATGAAATATTACTCACCCATTTTCAGATGAAACTCAATACTTCAAATCTTTCTGTTTTcagttttgtttctttgtgCTGTCATCTTCCCTGTAAGCAAGTATTATTACCAACACTATTAACTTGATGTATTAGTGTTTGCTAATAGGAGTTATATTGATTATAGCATAGATGGATGTTCCTATGACTTATGTTAGTACGCATCTCCTCGGGACTAGCCAAGTAAAGTTTGCTTG encodes:
- the LOC105169730 gene encoding auxin-responsive protein SAUR24-like, with the translated sequence MAISRILRRSLSAEKRSTSGTEVPKGHFAVYVGESEKKRFVIPVSYLNHPSFQDLLCQAEEEFGFHHPMGGLTIPCSEDLFIDITSHLGRR